A stretch of the Bacteroidota bacterium genome encodes the following:
- a CDS encoding transketolase, giving the protein MSNIENLQQIASQVRRDIVRMVHGAKSGHPGGSLGCADFLTALYFKIMDHDPKNFKMNGKNEDVFILSNGHISPVFYSVLARNGYFEINELGTFRKLHTRLQGHPSVAENTPGIRIASGSLGQGLSVSIGIAEAKELDNDDKLVYVLMGDGELEEGQVWEAAMYAAAKKVDNLIAVVDLNGKQIDGPTEDVLSLGDLKAKWLAFGWAVLEMDGHDMIAILRTMKEAKDKIGMGKPVMVLMKTEMGMGVDFMMGTHKWHGNAPNDEQLKNALSQLTETLGDY; this is encoded by the coding sequence ATGTCAAATATCGAAAATTTACAACAGATTGCAAGTCAGGTAAGAAGGGACATAGTTAGGATGGTTCATGGTGCGAAATCAGGTCATCCGGGAGGTTCGCTGGGTTGTGCCGATTTTCTCACGGCCTTGTATTTTAAAATCATGGATCATGATCCAAAGAATTTTAAAATGAACGGTAAAAACGAAGATGTTTTTATTTTATCAAATGGCCATATTTCACCTGTTTTTTATAGTGTTTTAGCTCGAAATGGGTATTTCGAAATTAATGAATTGGGAACATTTCGTAAACTTCATACACGATTACAAGGACATCCTTCTGTTGCTGAAAATACACCCGGTATCAGGATTGCATCCGGTTCATTGGGTCAGGGACTGTCTGTATCAATTGGAATAGCTGAAGCCAAAGAATTGGACAATGACGATAAACTGGTTTATGTATTGATGGGGGATGGCGAATTAGAAGAAGGACAGGTTTGGGAAGCAGCCATGTATGCAGCTGCCAAAAAAGTGGATAATCTGATCGCTGTTGTAGATTTAAACGGTAAACAAATTGATGGCCCAACCGAAGACGTATTATCCTTAGGTGATCTGAAAGCAAAATGGTTGGCATTTGGTTGGGCAGTATTGGAAATGGATGGCCATGATATGATTGCTATTTTAAGAACCATGAAAGAAGCTAAAGACAAAATCGGAATGGGAAAACCAGTAATGGTTTTAATGAAAACAGAAATGGGGATGGGTGTGGATTTTATGATGGGGACCCATAAATGGCACGGAAATGCTCCAAATGATGAGCAATTAAAAAATGCACTTTCGCAGTTAACAGAAACATTGGGGGATTATTAG
- a CDS encoding serine hydrolase encodes MRKFCFSFFLIITITIPSLSRVLAQSNSLNLKEKHWVDSVYKSLSLEQKIGQLIIVRANEAGKAYDGNIEKYIKDYNIGGVTFFRFDALKQIEHTNQWQSIAQTPLFISMDAEWGVAMRLNEFIKFPYQMTLGAIQNDSLIYKMGTEVARQCRRLGIQMNFAPVVDININPNNPVINMRSFGEDKYNVTRKGLMYMKGLQDNGIIATAKHFPGHGDTDTDSHASLPIINQSRERLDSIELYPFKELFKNDLGGIMIAHLYIPAYENAENTASTLSHNVVTKLLRDELGFKGLVVTDALDMSGVTKYFKPGIIEQKALEAGNDILLLPKEVPTAMRILKKAVEDGEIPESRIEESCKKILAYKFKAGLNNPYSINPNYLLEDINNADANYLNQELYESALTLVKNIDSLLPLKRLDTLKIASIGIGVGASTKFQERLNNYAPIKHFYLNKESSLEEQQAILSELEQFNLVIVAIQNTGIYPANKFGISPSTFTFVDSLLKSKNIILDLFSNPYALSLFKNDDRFKSILVSYEDNEFTYDLSAQLIFGGVAAKGKLPVTVSPFFSINTGIETVANRIKFGRPEELNINYNYLKKVDSIAMLGIAKKAYPGCQIIALKDGVVFYNKAFGNQTYSGTIPVKLTDLYDIASITKIAATTISVMKMQENGQIDIDRKLSEYLPYLKKSNKGDIVLRDLLTHQAQFQAWIPYFQSTLTENKLDTSVYHTSISELYPIRVAENIYIRDNYKYHIVDSILLSPLREKNDYKYSDLGFYLLAAAIESINNQPMNQYVDEHFYKPLGLSNISYLPRRKYALSRIIPTELDTMFRHQLVHGDVHDPGAAMLGGVSGHAGLFSNATDLAVIMQMLLQKGSYGGQQYFTQQTINDFTKYQFPLNENRRGLGFDKPLLEYVKGGAVSFSASADSFGHSGFTGTYAWADPQHGLVYVFLSNRIHPDAANSKIMDLNIRTEIHEAFYHAINKTKTIKN; translated from the coding sequence ATGAGAAAGTTTTGCTTTTCGTTTTTCTTAATTATCACAATAACAATTCCTTCTTTATCAAGGGTTTTAGCACAATCTAATTCGCTGAATTTGAAAGAAAAGCACTGGGTAGATTCGGTTTATAAGTCATTAAGTTTGGAACAAAAAATTGGACAACTCATTATCGTAAGGGCTAATGAGGCTGGGAAAGCTTATGATGGAAATATTGAAAAATACATTAAAGATTACAATATTGGCGGTGTTACTTTTTTCAGGTTTGATGCTTTAAAGCAAATAGAACATACCAATCAATGGCAATCAATTGCTCAAACTCCTCTTTTTATTTCAATGGATGCCGAATGGGGTGTGGCTATGCGATTGAATGAGTTTATAAAATTTCCGTACCAAATGACTTTGGGAGCCATTCAAAACGACAGCCTGATCTATAAAATGGGTACAGAAGTTGCAAGACAATGCCGACGATTAGGAATTCAAATGAATTTCGCACCGGTAGTGGATATCAATATCAATCCCAACAATCCGGTAATAAATATGCGATCCTTTGGAGAAGACAAATATAACGTCACTCGAAAAGGCCTCATGTACATGAAAGGATTACAGGATAATGGAATTATAGCAACTGCCAAGCATTTCCCCGGCCATGGCGACACCGACACCGATTCTCATGCAAGTTTGCCCATTATCAATCAGAGCAGAGAACGTCTTGACAGCATTGAGTTGTACCCTTTTAAAGAACTTTTTAAAAACGACTTGGGCGGAATCATGATTGCACACCTCTACATTCCTGCCTATGAAAACGCAGAAAATACTGCTTCTACCCTATCTCATAATGTAGTAACCAAACTGCTCAGGGATGAATTGGGATTTAAGGGATTAGTTGTAACTGATGCCCTGGATATGAGTGGTGTTACAAAATATTTCAAACCCGGTATCATTGAACAAAAAGCACTAGAAGCAGGAAACGACATTCTTTTACTCCCGAAGGAAGTGCCAACGGCCATGCGAATATTAAAAAAAGCTGTGGAAGATGGAGAGATTCCTGAAAGCCGTATTGAGGAAAGCTGCAAAAAAATATTGGCCTACAAATTCAAAGCGGGGTTGAATAATCCATATTCGATAAATCCGAATTATTTACTAGAAGATATTAATAACGCAGATGCAAACTACCTTAACCAAGAACTTTATGAAAGTGCACTGACTTTAGTAAAAAATATAGATTCCTTGCTTCCTTTAAAAAGGCTTGATACTTTAAAAATTGCCAGCATCGGTATCGGAGTTGGTGCATCAACAAAATTTCAGGAACGGTTAAATAACTATGCTCCGATAAAACATTTTTACTTGAACAAAGAGTCGAGCCTTGAAGAACAACAAGCCATTTTATCAGAACTTGAACAGTTCAATCTTGTGATTGTTGCCATCCAAAATACGGGCATTTACCCAGCTAATAAATTTGGCATAAGCCCTTCAACCTTCACGTTTGTAGATAGTTTATTAAAAAGTAAAAATATTATTCTGGATTTATTTTCAAATCCTTATGCGCTCTCTTTATTCAAGAATGATGACCGTTTCAAATCGATACTGGTATCTTATGAAGATAACGAGTTTACTTACGATTTATCGGCTCAACTAATTTTTGGTGGAGTTGCTGCCAAAGGTAAATTGCCGGTTACGGTGAGCCCATTTTTTTCGATAAACACAGGAATTGAGACTGTTGCAAATCGCATAAAATTTGGAAGACCGGAAGAATTAAATATAAATTATAATTATTTGAAAAAGGTTGATTCTATTGCCATGTTAGGGATTGCAAAGAAGGCTTATCCCGGTTGTCAAATAATCGCGTTAAAAGATGGAGTCGTATTTTACAATAAAGCTTTTGGCAATCAAACTTATTCTGGAACAATTCCTGTTAAACTGACAGACCTTTATGATATTGCCTCTATTACCAAAATTGCAGCTACTACTATCTCTGTAATGAAGATGCAAGAAAACGGACAAATTGATATTGACCGAAAACTCTCAGAATATCTGCCTTATTTGAAAAAATCAAATAAAGGAGATATTGTACTTCGCGATTTATTGACGCATCAAGCCCAATTTCAAGCTTGGATTCCCTATTTTCAGAGTACATTGACTGAAAATAAATTGGACACTTCAGTTTATCATACTAGTATTTCCGAGCTTTATCCTATTCGCGTTGCAGAAAATATTTACATCAGGGATAATTATAAATATCATATCGTCGACAGCATTTTGCTTTCCCCCTTAAGGGAAAAAAATGACTATAAATACAGTGACCTTGGATTTTATTTATTGGCGGCAGCTATCGAAAGCATCAATAATCAACCCATGAATCAATATGTGGATGAGCATTTTTACAAGCCACTTGGATTATCAAATATTTCGTATTTACCAAGACGAAAATATGCTCTAAGCAGGATCATCCCAACCGAATTGGATACTATGTTCAGGCACCAATTGGTTCATGGGGACGTTCACGATCCGGGAGCTGCAATGCTTGGTGGTGTTTCCGGGCATGCCGGGTTGTTTTCTAATGCCACAGATCTTGCCGTTATTATGCAAATGCTTTTGCAGAAAGGATCATACGGCGGACAGCAATATTTTACGCAACAAACCATCAATGATTTTACAAAATATCAATTCCCCCTGAACGAAAACCGACGTGGTTTGGGATTCGACAAACCACTACTTGAGTATGTCAAAGGTGGTGCTGTGAGCTTCAGTGCATCGGCAGATAGTTTTGGACATTCCGGGTTTACAGGAACTTATGCCTGGGCCGATCCACAGCACGGACTGGTTTATGTGTTTTTATCAAATCGCATCCATCCGGATGCTGCAAATTCAAAAATCATGGATTTGAATATCCGAACGGAAATTCATGAGGCTTTTTATCACGCTATCAATAAAACGAAAACCATCAAAAATTAA
- a CDS encoding YqgE/AlgH family protein, protein MRKLGDILSIKTNNIEPGKGKILISEPFLGDYYFKRSVVLLADHNKEGSFGLILNKPLDIKLSEVVHDFPDFNSIVYLGGPVENDNLFFIHTLGDQIEGSFEILSGLYWGGKMEVVKEMMLLKKIGPDQIRFYLGYSGWSPNQLKEELERNAWVVSRTNTKLLMKTDPDQLWETSLHLLGGDYSYWPKFPVDPMQN, encoded by the coding sequence ATGCGAAAATTAGGTGATATTCTATCCATTAAAACAAATAATATTGAACCGGGCAAAGGTAAAATTTTGATTTCAGAGCCTTTTCTGGGTGATTATTATTTTAAAAGATCGGTGGTTTTGCTTGCCGATCACAATAAGGAAGGTTCATTTGGCTTGATTTTAAATAAACCTCTTGATATAAAGCTTAGCGAGGTAGTTCATGATTTCCCGGATTTTAATTCAATTGTTTATTTGGGTGGCCCGGTTGAAAATGACAACCTTTTTTTTATTCATACTTTGGGCGATCAAATTGAAGGTAGCTTTGAGATTTTGAGTGGATTGTATTGGGGAGGTAAAATGGAGGTCGTAAAAGAAATGATGCTACTGAAAAAAATTGGTCCTGATCAGATTCGATTCTATTTAGGCTATTCAGGCTGGTCGCCAAATCAATTGAAAGAGGAACTAGAAAGAAATGCCTGGGTGGTTTCGCGCACCAACACAAAGCTTCTTATGAAAACAGATCCTGATCAGCTATGGGAAACATCTCTCCATTTATTGGGTGGTGATTATTCATACTGGCCAAAATTTCCGGTTGATCCGATGCAGAATTAA
- a CDS encoding rhomboid family intramembrane serine protease translates to MISLLIILITAVISIVALNDQNIFDKLKFNAYDIKHHRQGYRFFTHAFVHVDWMHLLVNMYVLWMFSDVVFTFFSYYFGYKAAYYFILLYVGGIFFSSIFDFIKQKDNVNYNAVGASGAVASVVFASIILHPGASIYLFFIPIGIPAALFGFGYLIYSAIMARKANDNIGHNAHFWGSIFGIIYTILINPGFFMRFINEIFPK, encoded by the coding sequence ATGATCAGTCTGCTAATCATACTCATCACAGCTGTAATTTCAATAGTTGCACTGAATGATCAGAACATTTTCGACAAATTGAAGTTCAATGCGTACGACATTAAACATCATCGACAGGGTTATCGTTTTTTCACCCATGCCTTTGTGCATGTCGATTGGATGCATCTCCTGGTAAACATGTACGTTTTATGGATGTTCAGTGATGTTGTATTTACTTTTTTCAGCTATTATTTTGGGTATAAAGCAGCTTATTATTTTATTCTCCTATATGTAGGAGGAATCTTTTTCTCTTCTATTTTTGACTTCATTAAACAGAAGGACAATGTAAATTATAATGCGGTGGGAGCCTCTGGTGCTGTGGCATCAGTGGTTTTCGCCAGCATTATTTTGCATCCCGGAGCATCCATTTATTTATTTTTTATTCCAATTGGAATCCCGGCTGCACTATTTGGATTTGGTTATTTAATCTATTCTGCAATTATGGCCCGAAAAGCAAATGATAATATCGGGCATAATGCCCATTTCTGGGGAAGTATTTTCGGGATCATTTATACTATTCTTATCAATCCCGGGTTTTTTATGCGGTTTATCAATGAAATTTTTCCGAAATAG
- a CDS encoding cation diffusion facilitator family transporter: MKEGKNLFITVLLNFLISFVEIAGGIFSNSLSLISDALHNFSDGLAMLIAYVALKVSKKDPNFRKTFGYQRIQIIAALFNAATLMVICIFLIYAAYQRFITPEEIKSMPMMIVATIGLVANLLGVFLLKGHSKNNLNIKSAYLHLIGDTFSSVAVIIGGVLIYYFQIHWIDPLITVLISVYIIKETISILLETYNILMQSTPKGIDILKLTQEIQQIEQVENIHHVHVWSLSDNETHFEAHINLAKDLKTSECNQIIKKTESILHKNYQINHVTLQMEYGFCDDKTIISNNH, from the coding sequence ATGAAGGAAGGAAAAAACCTTTTCATCACGGTTTTATTGAATTTTTTGATCTCCTTTGTAGAAATTGCCGGAGGTATTTTTTCAAATAGTTTATCGCTTATTTCCGATGCACTTCATAATTTCAGTGACGGCTTGGCCATGCTGATTGCCTATGTTGCCCTAAAAGTCAGTAAAAAAGATCCAAATTTCCGTAAAACTTTTGGTTATCAAAGGATACAAATCATAGCCGCACTATTTAATGCTGCAACATTGATGGTCATCTGCATTTTTCTTATATACGCAGCCTATCAAAGATTTATAACTCCGGAAGAAATAAAAAGCATGCCCATGATGATTGTTGCAACCATTGGATTAGTTGCAAACCTTTTGGGTGTTTTTTTATTAAAGGGGCACTCTAAAAACAATCTGAATATTAAAAGTGCATATTTGCATTTAATTGGAGATACCTTTTCGTCAGTTGCCGTAATCATTGGAGGTGTTTTAATTTACTACTTCCAAATCCACTGGATTGATCCGTTGATTACAGTTTTGATAAGTGTATATATTATTAAAGAAACTATTTCCATCTTATTGGAAACCTATAATATACTAATGCAATCAACACCTAAAGGAATTGATATTCTTAAATTGACCCAAGAGATTCAACAGATTGAACAGGTTGAAAATATTCATCATGTTCATGTTTGGAGTTTAAGTGATAACGAAACGCATTTTGAGGCGCATATAAATTTAGCCAAAGACCTAAAAACCAGCGAATGCAACCAAATAATTAAAAAAACAGAATCTATATTACATAAAAATTATCAAATAAATCATGTTACTTTGCAAATGGAATATGGATTTTGTGACGATAAAACAATCATTTCTAATAATCACTAA
- the murD gene encoding UDP-N-acetylmuramoyl-L-alanine--D-glutamate ligase, which translates to MIEKLRKLLNGKKVLILGFGREGQSTYQLIRSFSPETPLTIADSNEIHTEAKKIGESDQYVNIILGKFYLDEINKHNLIFKSPGISLQNISLNPDTILSSQTQVFLGAYSSQTIGITGTKGKSTTSSLIYHILKEAGRDCILVGNIGIPAFSATRNIKSDTIIVYELSGHQLESVNVSPHVAILLNIFEEHLDHFGNFDRYVKSKTKIAEFQKENDFMIINNDQPDLLNYLPKILKSKKLGFSLIPNLNAQCFVEDEIIYLNINAAQISIINTIETENLIGKHNQYNIMAAILACTEVGLSPNQIRNGIKSFHSLEHRLEYVGFFKGIHFYNDSISTIPEATIEAVKSLPDTDTLILGGFDRGINYDHLIQFLVGSDVKNFIFMGPAGKRMKSVLDDYELSGKFVFEANSLEEAFVHVLNATAAEKICLLSPAAASYNAFKNFEERGNLYKKIARNL; encoded by the coding sequence ATGATTGAAAAACTGCGAAAGCTTTTAAACGGAAAGAAGGTTTTGATTTTAGGCTTTGGTCGCGAAGGGCAATCAACCTATCAATTAATTAGATCGTTTTCCCCGGAAACGCCACTAACAATAGCTGACAGTAATGAAATTCACACAGAAGCAAAAAAAATTGGTGAATCTGATCAATATGTCAATATTATTTTAGGTAAATTTTATCTTGATGAAATCAATAAGCATAATCTCATATTTAAATCCCCGGGTATAAGTCTCCAAAATATTTCGCTCAATCCGGATACGATTCTCAGTTCTCAAACACAAGTTTTTTTGGGAGCCTATTCATCGCAAACAATTGGAATTACAGGTACTAAAGGGAAGAGCACCACTTCAAGCCTGATCTATCACATTTTAAAAGAAGCCGGTCGGGATTGCATTTTAGTTGGTAATATTGGGATCCCTGCATTTTCGGCAACCCGAAATATCAAGTCTGACACCATTATCGTTTACGAACTTTCGGGGCACCAGCTTGAATCAGTCAACGTTTCGCCACATGTGGCAATTCTTTTAAATATTTTCGAGGAACACCTGGATCATTTTGGAAACTTTGACCGATACGTAAAAAGCAAAACCAAAATAGCTGAATTTCAAAAAGAGAATGATTTTATGATCATTAATAATGACCAACCCGATCTTCTAAATTATTTACCAAAAATTTTGAAATCAAAAAAACTGGGATTTTCGTTAATCCCTAATTTGAATGCTCAGTGTTTTGTTGAAGATGAAATAATTTACCTCAACATAAACGCAGCACAAATATCGATTATAAACACAATTGAAACTGAAAATCTGATTGGGAAACATAATCAATACAATATCATGGCCGCAATTCTGGCCTGTACAGAAGTAGGTCTAAGTCCAAATCAGATCAGAAATGGAATAAAAAGTTTTCACAGTCTTGAACATCGCCTTGAATATGTTGGATTTTTTAAGGGTATTCATTTTTACAATGATTCTATTTCTACCATCCCGGAAGCCACCATTGAAGCGGTAAAAAGCCTTCCTGATACAGACACATTAATCCTGGGCGGCTTTGACCGTGGCATCAATTACGACCATCTTATCCAATTTTTAGTTGGTTCGGATGTCAAAAACTTCATTTTCATGGGACCGGCCGGAAAAAGAATGAAATCAGTTCTTGACGATTATGAACTATCGGGTAAATTTGTTTTTGAGGCCAACTCATTGGAAGAGGCATTCGTGCATGTACTTAACGCTACTGCTGCAGAAAAAATTTGTCTGCTATCTCCTGCAGCAGCCAGTTATAATGCCTTTAAAAATTTTGAAGAGAGGGGCAATCTTTACAAAAAAATAGCAAGAAA